A portion of the Sus scrofa isolate TJ Tabasco breed Duroc chromosome 5, Sscrofa11.1, whole genome shotgun sequence genome contains these proteins:
- the LOC733618 gene encoding keratin, type II cytoskeletal 72, which produces MSRQLHLYSGGERLAFSGCSAVISGRVSSCCTSFRAGVKGKATFGSRSLFNPGASRRLALSTASRRGGSALRPCAATGGGRLGGFVGTVFGSAGLGLACPSVCPPSGIPQVTVNKSLLAPLNVELDPEFQKVRAQEREQIKALNNKFASFIDKVRFLEQQNQVLETKWELLQQLDLNTYKNNLEPILEGYISTLQKQMETLSGDRVRLDSELRSVRDVVEDYKKRYEVEINRRTAAENEFVELKKDVDTAYMNKVELQAKVDSLTDEIKFFKYLYEGEIAQIQSHISDTSVILSMDNNRDLDLDSIIAEVRAQYEDISLKSKAEAEALYQSKIQELQVTAGQHGDDLKLTKAEISDLNRLIQRICAEIGSVKKQCSNLETAITDAEQRGDCTLKDAQAKLDELEGALYQAKEELARMLREYQELMSTKLALDVEIATYRKLLEGEECRMYGDYPNSMSISVISNTIARAGGAGFSVGFGASSTYSYKPSAVDVKTKGSCGSEFKDLPAKTSGSRRATKKALR; this is translated from the exons ATGAGCCGCCAGCTGCACCTCTACTCTGGAGGGGAGCGCCTGGCCTTCAGCGGCTGCTCGGCAGTCATCTCAGGCCGGGTCAGCAGCTGCTGCACCTCGTTTCGGGCTGGCGTCAAAGGCAAGGCCACCTTTGGCAGCAGGAGCCTTTTTAACCCTGGGGCCAGCCGGCGCCTGGCCCTGAGCACCGCCTCCAGGCGGGGGGGCTCCGCGCTGCGTCCCTGTGCAGCCACAGGCGGTGGCCGCCTGGGCGGCTTCGTGGGCACCGTTTTCGGCAGTGCGGGGCTGGGGCTCGCGTGTCCCTCCGTGTGCCCGCCCAGCGGCATCCCGCAGGTCACCGTCAACAAGAGCCTCCTGGCCCCCCTCAACGTGGAGCTGGACCCCGAGTTCCAGAAGGTGCGCGCGCAGGAGCGGGAGCAGATCAAGGCGCTGAACAATAAGTTCGCTTCCTTCATCGACAAG GTGCGGTTTCTGGAGCAGCAGAACCAGGTGCTGGAGACCAAGTGGGAGCTGCTGCAGCAGCTGGACCTGAACACCTATAAGAACAACCTGGAGCCCATCCTTGAGGGCTACATCAGCACCCTGCAGAAGCAGATGGAGACACTGTCCGGGGACAGGGTAAGGCTGGACTCGGAGCTGAGGAGCGTGCGAGACGTGGTGGAGGACTACAAGAAGAG GTATGAGGTGGAGATTAACAGACGCACCGCTGCTGAGAATGAGTTTGTGGAGCTCAAGAAG GATGTGGACACTGCCTACATGAACAAGGTTGAGCTCCAGGCCAAGGTGGACTCCTTGACAGACGAGATCAAGTTCTTCAAGTACCTGTACGAAGGG GAGATCGCTCAGATCCAGTCTCACATCAGCGACACGTCCGTCATCCTGTCCATGGACAACAACCGGGACCTGGACCTGGACAGCATCATCGCTGAGGTCCGTGCCCAGTATGAGGACATCTCCCTGAAGAGCAAGGCCGAGGCTGAGGCGCTGTACCAGAGCAAG ATCCAGGAGCTACAGGTCACGGCAGGCCAGCATGGGGATGACCTCAAACTCACCAAGGCAGAGATCTCAGATCTCAACCGGCTGATCCAGAGGATCTGCGCGGAGATAGGAAGTGTGAAGAAGCAG TGCTCCAACCTAGAGACAGCCATCACTGATGCTGAGCAGCGGGGCGACTGCACCCTGAAGGACGCCCAGGCCAAGCTGGATGAGTTGGAGGGCGCCCTGTACCAGGCCAAGGAGGAGCTGGCCCGAATGCTGCGGGAGTACCAGGAGCTCATGAGCACAAAGCTGGCCCTGGACGTGGAGATCGCCACCTACCGCAAGCTGCTAGAGGGCGAGGAGTGCAG gATGTATGGTGACTATCCAAATTCCATGAGCATCT CCGTCATCAGCAACACCATCGccagggcaggaggggctggcTTCAGCGTGGGCTTTGGCGCCTCCAGCACTTACAGCTATAAACCTTCAGCAGTAGATGTTAAAACCAAAGGCAGCTGTGGCAGCGAGTTCAAGGATCTCCCTGCTAAAACCTCAGGCAGCAGACGTGCAACCAAAAAGGCCTTGAGATGA